Part of the Candidatus Zixiibacteriota bacterium genome is shown below.
GTGCACGGCATGTTCATTGCCCGGCGCCCCATGCGCCTCGGTCAGTTCCTTCAACAGCAATTCGGTCTTGTCCACGACTCCTCCATGTCCCGCCCTATCCTACGTGATCACCGGCGGCCTAACCATAGTGTAAGAGGTACGCGCATCGGATTCAAACCGCATTTCCAAGATCGGCTGTGCGGGGCATGTCCTCAACCAGCCAGACGCGCGGGAAGCTCACGCAATTCCGCAATCTCCACACAGCGTGTGGCCCCGGGCTCGTAGGCGCGCCGGGGGCGTCGCACCAAGACCGCCGTCATTCCCGCATGCGTCGCTCCGATGGCGTCCTCGTGCTGCCGGTCACCGACATACAGGCAACGCCTGGCGGAGACGCGCAGGCGATGCGCGACCAGCCGGAACGGCTCCGGATGCGGCTTGCGAAAGACTCCGGTGGACGTGAACACCGCCGCATCCAGATGCGGCCAGATGCCGAAATGCTGAAGCTCTTCGCGGTGGTCCCGGGCACGGAAGCAGGTATTGGATAGGAGACCGAGTCGGTATCCCCGTGATTTGAGCTCGGCGAGCGTCGCCTCCGCATCCGGATAGACCGTAACCTGCCGCCGAATCGGCGCGTAGTAGGCGGCGTGCAATCGCTCCATCTCATCCGGCAGTAGATGGATGTCAAAAGGCCGCACCAAGTCGCGCAGCAAGTCGCCGATCCGGTACTCCCTCTGTTCCTCGCGTATTCCCCGTCGACGGCGCTCCAAGAGTTCATTGAATCGTACCGTGAATCGCTCCGTCGGGGGGAGCGGCTTCCCCAAACGCTGCAGCATGCGATACGCCGACTCCACACTCGATGGATACAACGCCGCCCAAGGGACATTTTCAAACTCCAACAGCGTGCTCCCCATGTCGAAGATCACGGCGGCGAACCGGCCGCCCTGGGGCGGTGCCAGAACTCGCTGCCGACGACCTTCATCGCGCCGCGTAGTCGGCATCGTCAAAGCACTCACGATAACTCCCGCATGAGAGGACCATCTGTCAGAGGCCTATCGTGCAAACAAGGGGCTTAAGCCCCTTGTCCTCAGGTAAACGGACCGGCCGAGTACCCTTACTTGCCTTCGAGGGCCAGGTCACAGATGCGTCGCAGCAATTCGGGGAATTCGATGCCCGCGGACTTTGCCGCTTGTGGCACCAATGATAATGAGGTCATCCCCGGCAGCGTGTTCATTTCCAGGCAGTACACGTTTCCATCGGGATCCATCCGGAAATCGGCCCGTGCATAGCCGCGACAGCCGAGCGCGCGAAAAGCCTCCATCCCCTGTTCCTGCACAATCCGGGTCTGCGGCGCGCTCAACGGGGCCGGGCAGATGTACTCGGTCTGGCCGGGCGTATATTTGCATTCGTAGTCGTAGATGCCGTGCTTCGGTCTGATCTCAACCACGGGGAGCGGCTTGTCGCCCAAGACGCCGACGGTCAATTCCCGCCCCGGAATGTACTGCTCGGCAATCACGCGCGGACCCCAGTGAAAGGCCTGCTTGAGAGCCGGCGCCCACTGCGATGCGTCCTTCACCAGCGTCAGCCCGACGGTCGACCCCTGAGCGTTCGGTTTGACCACCAGGGGCAGGCCGAGGGCATCGCTGAGATCAGCGAATTCCCAATCGGTCGGCGCATCCAGCACGCGCCACTCCGGCGTGGGGATTCCTTCGGCGACGAAGATGCGTTTGGCGGCATTCTTGTCCATGGCCAACGCCGACGCCAGCATTCCTGAGCCGGTATAAGGAATGTTCGCCAGATCGAGCAGCGCCTGGAGATGACCGTCCTCACCATCGCCGCCGTGGAGAGCGATGAGGACGACGTCCACCGAGCGCAAATCGGCCAGCGGGAGATCCGCCGGCGAGAGAATGGTCCCGGTCCCGCCGCCCACGGAGGCCAAGGTCGATTGATCCGGTGGGGCTGTGCCGATTTTCTGGCCCGTCGGCTGCGGCTGCCACTCCACCGCGCGCATCGTCACACCCGGGTCGAGCCGAAACACGGTGTGTCCCGACCCACTCAGCGCCTGACTGATCGCATCCCCGGAGGCCAGCGATACGTCGCGCTCCGACGACTTTCCCCCGGCCAGGACCAGGACTCTCAACTCCACCTCACCGGGTACACTCTCTCGATAATTCGCGCCGACCACCGTGGACGTTCTCTCCATGAAGCCGCCCTTCTCTATGTAGGATCAAGTCACTCAGCTTTCGGATCTCCGCGAGGACCGCCGCCGGAAATAGCGGACCGCCGCGAACAGGACGGTCAGGCCAACCAGAATCCAGAAACCGATGCTGACTGTGCGCCACTGGCCTGCTACAGATTCCCAGTTCTCATGCAGCACCAAGGCCAGGGTCGCCAGCAACCCATTCCAGATCAGGATCGACACCCCACCCAGCGCCAGTGCGCGCCGGCGCGGGTAACCGCCAACGCCGGCCGCCAACGGCACCACGGATCGCACACCCACCAAGAACCGTCCGAACACGATGACCAGACCACCCCAGCGTTGAAACCACGCCTCGACGCGTGTGAGTGCCGAGTGCGAGAAGAGGCCTGTACTCCGCTTCCGAAAGGCCAGTCGGCCCTTCGCGACCCCCAACCAGTATAAGAGAGCGAATCCGACAAACCCACCCAAAGATGAGGCCACCAGTGCCCCGTACACCGGCCGGCCGCCGGTCTCCAACATCACCAAACCGAGGAAGAAGACCGCGTCGCCGGGAAATGGTGGGAACCACATCTCGGTGAAAGCGGCGATGAAGAAGACACCGAAGGCCCACCACAATGACTGAGCGGTCAGGAATGTCAACCACGGCACAGTGCCATCGGCACTCATGGACGCGCCCCGCCGACCCACGGATGGTCGAGTGCACAGACGGTGGCGACCGCATGCGCCACAATCCCCTCCTGTCGACCGACAAACCCCATCTGCTCCATCGTCGTCGCCTTGACCGAGACCGAAGTACGGGGGATGTCAAGGTCGACGGCGATGTTTCCACGCATTGCCTCCGCGAATGGCGCAATCCGGGGGACCTCGGCGAGCACCACAGTGTCGATGTGCACCGGCCGGAATCCTGCTTCCAAAAGGAGCTGCGCCGTCCGGCGGAGCAGAATGCGGGAGTCCACCCCGGCGAATCGCTCGTCCCCTGGGGGGAAGTGCTGTCCAATATCCCCCAAGGCCGCCGCTCCCAGGAGAGCATCACAGATGGCATGCAACAGGACATCGCCGTCCGAGTGTCCGATCAAACCACCGCGCTCAGCCAAGCGGACACCGCCCAGAACCAATGGCCGTTCACCGCCGAGTCGATGGGCATCGACGCCGAACCCGACACGCATGTCGGCTCTGCGATCCTCGCCGGCCACGAGTCGTTCGGCCAATGTCCAGTCGTCCGGGGTTGTGATCTTCATATTCGCGGTTGTCGATTGCACGATCGCCACCCTGCCCCCGATCCGTTCCACCAACTCCGCGTCGTCGGTTCCCGTGACCGCGTCGGCCCGCGCCCGATCGTGCGCGGCGCGCAACGACTCTGTCCGAAACATCTGCGGCGTTTGAGCGACCCAGAGCGCACTCCGATCGACAGTCCGAAGAGATTCGTCACTCTGCGTCTTCAGTGTGTCGGACACCGGTATGGCGAGAATCGCACCGTCGGCATGCTCTGTTGCAGAGACCAGTGCATCCCAACGGTCACGTGGCCAGAACGGTCGCACGGCGTCGTGGACGGCGACAAGATCGATATCGGCAGGAAGGCGGGACAGGGCAAGACGGACTGACTCTGTCCGCGTACTGCCGCCCCGTATGACCTCCGTGGGAAGTCCAGGGTCTCCGCAGAACACTCCGGCCCGGTCGCGGTGAGCCGCATCCACGACCACTCCCAGCCAGCTTGCCCGATGTCCCTGCCCCGCTGCCAGCAGGGATTTTGGATGAAACGACCGCCACGAGCGCTCCACAAGAGTCCCTCCTGCCAAGGGACGCCATTGCTTCGGATCCCCCTTGCCGCACCGAGTCCCGGCTCCGGCGGCGGCGAGGATCACGGCGATGGAGTGTTCAGATGGCATGATGCAAGACGTTACCGCTGACCGTGAGGCGAATCGACTCAAGAACTCCCTCACTCGATCCGCCTGCGGCGGATCGACCTCTCCCCCTCGACTTCGCTCAGGGCAAGCCGGAGGGAGAGGTTAGCCCCTCCATCGTGATCACTTGATCAACATCGCGTCGCCGTAGCTATAGAATCGATACCCGTCGCGCACGGCAACGTCGTACGCGTTCATTATCATCCCCACACCATCATTGCCGGTCTGTCCGGCGAATGCCGCAACGAGCGCCAGCAAGGACGAGCGCGGCAAATGGAAGTTGGTGATCAAAGCGTCGACGACCTGACATCGAAAACCGGGCAGAATAAACAAGTCGGTTCGCCCGGCGACTGCCGCGAACACACCGTCCGAAGGACTGGAGGCCATTCCAGACCAAACACCCTGCGCCGCGACCGCCTCCAATGCCCGGGCTACGGTCGTGCCCACAGCGATGATGCGCCCCCGCCCCGATTGCCGTCTGAGGGCGATGCGTCGCTGTGTAGCGACGCCGATGGCGTACCGTTCATCTTCCAGATGATGGTCCTCAACCCGGTCGGTGGTGATCGGACGAAAAGTCCCGGCGCCGACATGGAGTGTCAGCGGCGCCATTCCGATGCGCCGCCGACGCAGCCGGTCCATCAGGATCCGGTCAAAATGCAGTCCCGCGGTTGGTGCCGCCACCGCGCCGGCATGACGGGCAAAGACAGTTTGATAGTCCCTCCGATCAGACGATTCGACATCGCGCGCGATATACGGAGGCAACGGCACGCGACCGACGCGCCTGAGCCAGTCGCCGAATCGCCCGGTGCCGCGAAACTCAACGATGCGCGTTCCATCGGCCGATACGGTTTCGACGCGGGCGGAAAAGTCGGCGTGACCGTTGTTCGGAAAAATGATCGTCGCCCCTTCGCGCAGTCTCGCGCCAGGACGGACCATCGCTCGCCAGCGCCGCACACCCACTTCTTCCAAAAGAAGCACTTCCGCCGCACCACCGCCCGGATCGCGTCGACCCAGAAGCCGCGCCGGAATCACTGCCGTGTCGTTGACGACCAACAGGTCACCCGCATTCAGCAGATGCGGCAGCTCATCGAAGCGATGATGCGAGATCTCGCCGCTGCCGCGATCCAGGCGGAGCAAACGACAATGCCGCCGCACCGAGGTGGGATGATAGGCAATCTGCTCCCGTGGCAGATGGTAGTCCAGTCGTTGCGTCTTCACGTCAGCGGCGGTGCAGCAGGTTGAGGAGTAGAGTGAGGATGACGCTCAACAGGAGACACGAAGCCAAGGGAATCCACAGAGACCAGTTCCTCCCGCGAATGGTCAGATCACCGGGGAGGCGTCCGAGCATACCGATGCGGCCGAGTCCCACCAGGACCAGACCGATGACCAGAGACACGGCTCCCATGACAATCAGAACCCTGCCCGTCACTCCCCATGGTGATGGATCACCCACGATTTGCCCGCCAACACCATCGGCAGCCCGGTGGCCTCCCGGGGAGTCGCACCGCCGGTCCTGCGGCATCACAGCAACCGATCCGTGCCAACGGCGCGATCGGTCACGCCCAAGTGCTTGAATGCGCGCGGCGTGGCGGCACGTCCGCGTGGCGTGCGATCCAGAAACCCCTCCTGGATCAGGAACGGCTCGTAGATCTCCTCCAGTGTCTCCGCTTCCTCCGCCACGGCGACGGCCAGCGTGTTCAATCCGACCGGTCCGCCATGGAACTTGTGGATGATCGTCTCGAGAATCTTCAGGTCCATCTCATCGAGACCGACGGCATCGACATTCAACGCCGCCAGCGACTCGTCGGCGATGGTTCGGTCGATGGTCTTGGCGCCGCGCACGTCGGCGAAATCACGGATGCGGCGCAAGAGCCGGTTGGCGATGCGCGGCGTCCCGCGGGAGCGGCCGGCGATTTCCACCGCACCTTCGGGGGTGATCGGCACGCCGAGGATTGCGGCCGAACGGCGCACGATCGCGGCCAAATCGTCGGGAGAGTAGTAATCGAGCCGTCCCACAACACCGAACCGCGACCGCAACGGCGATGTCAGAAGTCCCGCGCGCGTCGTGGCGCCCACCAGAGTGAAACGTTTGAGCGGCAGCTTCACGGCGCGTGCCGCCGGTCCTTTGTCGATCATGATGTCGAGCGTGAAATCCTCCATCGCCGGATAGAGGTATTCCTCGACCACGGCATTGAGCCGGTGGATTTCGTCGACAAACAGGACCGAACGCTCTTCACAATTGGTCAAAAGACCCGCCAGATCGGCGGCGCGTTCCAGCACAGGGCCGGAGGTCGACTTGATCGGGGCCTCGAGTTCGTTGGCGATCACATGGGCCAGCGTCGTTTTGCCGAGACCCGGCGGGCCATACAACAACACATGGTCGAGGGCCTCGCCGCGCTTTCGTGTGGCGGCGATGAAGACCTTCAAGTTGTCGATGAGTGCTGTCTGACCCAGGAAGTCGGCAAATCGCCTTGGCCGAACGGACCCTTCGGCCGCGAGATCATCCGCCTGTGCCGATGGTGCGGTCAGGCGCGCGGGGACAGGCGAGCGTGCACGGTCGCCACTGTCACCACGTTGTGGTCGCGCGGCGGTCATGGCCTGGCCCGTACGATGTAGACGTTGTTCGACCACGCCGCTTCACAGGACGTGGGACAGGCAGGAATGCCTGTCCTCCTGATCACAGGGCGTAAGTCTAAGGAGGACAGACATTCCTGTCTATCCTTCGGTGCGTCGCAGAGAGATTGAGCCATACAGGGAACAACCGGAAATCGAATGCACATTATCCCGCCGCCGAGAGGGCATGACGGATCAACTTCTCAGTCGAGGGCTCACCGGGCAGAGACCGCGACGCGCGCGTGACCGCCTCCTGCGCCTCAGCACGACTGTACCCAAGCACGACCAGGGCGGCAATCGCTTCGTTGGCAAGCCCCCCGCCGGAGGTTCCCGCGCCGCTGGGGAGCTCGGCCCCGGGGCGTTCGACCTTGTCTTTCAATTCCACCACAATGCGCTCGGCTGTCTTACGTCCCAGCCCCGATATCCGGGCCAACATCCCCACATCGGCACAGGAGATGGCGCGTTGTATCTCGGCCACCGACAGACCGGACAAAACCGACAGCGCCAGCTTGGGTCCCACGCGGGTGACGCCGAGGAGCAGATCGAAAATCGCCCGTTCCTGCGATGTCGCGAACCCGAACAGGAGGTGCGCATCCTCGCGTACAATCAGACGCGTCAGGATGCGGCAGCGAGCGCCTGTCTCCGGGAGGCGGTCGAACGTGGACAGGGGAATCGCCATTTCATACCCAATGCCGCCGCAGGAGACCACGGCCCTCGTGGGATGCCGCTCCACCAACTCGCCGTCCAAGTGCGTGATCATTGGCGCGCTCCAACCGCCCGCAAATCTGCCGCTTCGCGACGGTGCAAGTGGCAAAGCGCGATCGCCGCGGCGTCGGCGCAATCGGCCGGCCTTGGGGGTTCGGACAGCCCCAAGAGACGCTCGACCATGAATGCCACCTGTTCCTTCGATGCCCGGCCATTCCCGGTCACAGACTGCTTGATCTCACGCGCCGAGTACGATCGCACCGGCACTCCACCCAAGGCCGCTCCCAGCATGGCGGCGCCACGCGCCTGTCCCAAAGCCAGCGCCGCGCGTGTGTCTCTGGCCAAGAACACGTCTTCAACCGCCACTTCCTCGGGACGGTGCCGCGCCAAGAGTTCACGTATTCCCTCGCAGATGACGAGCAGGCGCTGTGCCAAGTCCAGCCGCGGATCGGTATGGATGGCGCCGTATCCACTCAGCACCGGGTGCTCGGGATCACCGACCAGAACCGCCCAGCCGGTTGATCCGAGCCCCGGATCGATACCCAGAATGGTCATTTCACGTCCCGCCGGAGGTCGTCCGTGTGTGCGAGCCCTTCCTGCCGGTCGACCTCCTGACCATGTCGGTAGGATATGCATGAACGCGGCGACGTGAAATCACAAAAAAAACCCGCCGCGGCGGGGTCGATGTCATCCCGTGAACCATGAAGATCACGACGCGCTGAACCGTTCGATGACGGCATCGTCGATATCGAAATTGGCGTAGACGTGTTGGATGTCCTCGTGGTCCTCCAGGGCCTCCATCAGGCGCAGCATTTGTTCAGCGTCTTTGCCGTCGAGTTTCACGTTCGATTGCGGCACCATGGTGACTTCCGCCGAGGCAATCGGGATCTGCTTCTTCTCCAGGGCCGACTTGACGGCCTCGAATGTCTCCAGCGGGGTGACGATGGAATATACTCCGCCATCGGCGGTCATGTCGGCGGCGCCCGCATCGAGGGCGGCCTCCAAGACGAGATCCTCCGGCGCCCGGTTCGATTCGATTTCAATCAAGCCCTGTTTGTGGAACATCCAGTTCACGCACCCGGCCTCGCCCATGTTTCCGCCGTTCTTGCTGAGGACAAAACGGATCTCCGAGACGGTGCGGTTCCGATTATCGGTCAGCGCCTGCATCAGGAGGGCGACACCACGCGGCCCATAGGCCTCGTACTGGACCTCTTCATAGTTGACGCCGGGAAGCTCCCCCGTGCCGCGCTGGATCGCCTTCTTGATGTTGTCCGCCGGCATGTTGCCGGCCTTGGCGGCCAGGAGTGCCGTACGGAGGCGCGGATTGGCCTCGGGGTCGCCGCCGCCGTGCCTGGCTGCCACGGTGATTTCTTTGATCAGACGAGTGAAGGTGCGCCCGCGGGCGGCGTCGGTTTTTTCCTTCTTGCGTTTGATCGTGGACCATTTGGAATGACCGGACATGGCTCTCCCCGCTTGCTTCGGACGCTACAGACTATCAATTTAAGCCCCCACTCGCAATA
Proteins encoded:
- a CDS encoding HAD family hydrolase, coding for MSALTMPTTRRDEGRRQRVLAPPQGGRFAAVIFDMGSTLLEFENVPWAALYPSSVESAYRMLQRLGKPLPPTERFTVRFNELLERRRRGIREEQREYRIGDLLRDLVRPFDIHLLPDEMERLHAAYYAPIRRQVTVYPDAEATLAELKSRGYRLGLLSNTCFRARDHREELQHFGIWPHLDAAVFTSTGVFRKPHPEPFRLVAHRLRVSARRCLYVGDRQHEDAIGATHAGMTAVLVRRPRRAYEPGATRCVEIAELRELPARLAG
- a CDS encoding D-alanine--D-alanine ligase, translating into MERTSTVVGANYRESVPGEVELRVLVLAGGKSSERDVSLASGDAISQALSGSGHTVFRLDPGVTMRAVEWQPQPTGQKIGTAPPDQSTLASVGGGTGTILSPADLPLADLRSVDVVLIALHGGDGEDGHLQALLDLANIPYTGSGMLASALAMDKNAAKRIFVAEGIPTPEWRVLDAPTDWEFADLSDALGLPLVVKPNAQGSTVGLTLVKDASQWAPALKQAFHWGPRVIAEQYIPGRELTVGVLGDKPLPVVEIRPKHGIYDYECKYTPGQTEYICPAPLSAPQTRIVQEQGMEAFRALGCRGYARADFRMDPDGNVYCLEMNTLPGMTSLSLVPQAAKSAGIEFPELLRRICDLALEGK
- a CDS encoding DedA family protein, translating into MSADGTVPWLTFLTAQSLWWAFGVFFIAAFTEMWFPPFPGDAVFFLGLVMLETGGRPVYGALVASSLGGFVGFALLYWLGVAKGRLAFRKRSTGLFSHSALTRVEAWFQRWGGLVIVFGRFLVGVRSVVPLAAGVGGYPRRRALALGGVSILIWNGLLATLALVLHENWESVAGQWRTVSIGFWILVGLTVLFAAVRYFRRRSSRRSES
- the ispD gene encoding 2-C-methyl-D-erythritol 4-phosphate cytidylyltransferase, giving the protein MPSEHSIAVILAAAGAGTRCGKGDPKQWRPLAGGTLVERSWRSFHPKSLLAAGQGHRASWLGVVVDAAHRDRAGVFCGDPGLPTEVIRGGSTRTESVRLALSRLPADIDLVAVHDAVRPFWPRDRWDALVSATEHADGAILAIPVSDTLKTQSDESLRTVDRSALWVAQTPQMFRTESLRAAHDRARADAVTGTDDAELVERIGGRVAIVQSTTANMKITTPDDWTLAERLVAGEDRRADMRVGFGVDAHRLGGERPLVLGGVRLAERGGLIGHSDGDVLLHAICDALLGAAALGDIGQHFPPGDERFAGVDSRILLRRTAQLLLEAGFRPVHIDTVVLAEVPRIAPFAEAMRGNIAVDLDIPRTSVSVKATTMEQMGFVGRQEGIVAHAVATVCALDHPWVGGARP
- the queA gene encoding tRNA preQ1(34) S-adenosylmethionine ribosyltransferase-isomerase QueA — encoded protein: MKTQRLDYHLPREQIAYHPTSVRRHCRLLRLDRGSGEISHHRFDELPHLLNAGDLLVVNDTAVIPARLLGRRDPGGGAAEVLLLEEVGVRRWRAMVRPGARLREGATIIFPNNGHADFSARVETVSADGTRIVEFRGTGRFGDWLRRVGRVPLPPYIARDVESSDRRDYQTVFARHAGAVAAPTAGLHFDRILMDRLRRRRIGMAPLTLHVGAGTFRPITTDRVEDHHLEDERYAIGVATQRRIALRRQSGRGRIIAVGTTVARALEAVAAQGVWSGMASSPSDGVFAAVAGRTDLFILPGFRCQVVDALITNFHLPRSSLLALVAAFAGQTGNDGVGMIMNAYDVAVRDGYRFYSYGDAMLIK
- a CDS encoding DUF2905 domain-containing protein, giving the protein MGDPSPWGVTGRVLIVMGAVSLVIGLVLVGLGRIGMLGRLPGDLTIRGRNWSLWIPLASCLLLSVILTLLLNLLHRR
- the ruvB gene encoding Holliday junction branch migration DNA helicase RuvB, with the translated sequence MTAARPQRGDSGDRARSPVPARLTAPSAQADDLAAEGSVRPRRFADFLGQTALIDNLKVFIAATRKRGEALDHVLLYGPPGLGKTTLAHVIANELEAPIKSTSGPVLERAADLAGLLTNCEERSVLFVDEIHRLNAVVEEYLYPAMEDFTLDIMIDKGPAARAVKLPLKRFTLVGATTRAGLLTSPLRSRFGVVGRLDYYSPDDLAAIVRRSAAILGVPITPEGAVEIAGRSRGTPRIANRLLRRIRDFADVRGAKTIDRTIADESLAALNVDAVGLDEMDLKILETIIHKFHGGPVGLNTLAVAVAEEAETLEEIYEPFLIQEGFLDRTPRGRAATPRAFKHLGVTDRAVGTDRLL
- the ruvA gene encoding Holliday junction branch migration protein RuvA, with amino-acid sequence MITHLDGELVERHPTRAVVSCGGIGYEMAIPLSTFDRLPETGARCRILTRLIVREDAHLLFGFATSQERAIFDLLLGVTRVGPKLALSVLSGLSVAEIQRAISCADVGMLARISGLGRKTAERIVVELKDKVERPGAELPSGAGTSGGGLANEAIAALVVLGYSRAEAQEAVTRASRSLPGEPSTEKLIRHALSAAG
- the ruvC gene encoding crossover junction endodeoxyribonuclease RuvC, encoding MTILGIDPGLGSTGWAVLVGDPEHPVLSGYGAIHTDPRLDLAQRLLVICEGIRELLARHRPEEVAVEDVFLARDTRAALALGQARGAAMLGAALGGVPVRSYSAREIKQSVTGNGRASKEQVAFMVERLLGLSEPPRPADCADAAAIALCHLHRREAADLRAVGARQ
- a CDS encoding YebC/PmpR family DNA-binding transcriptional regulator, whose protein sequence is MSGHSKWSTIKRKKEKTDAARGRTFTRLIKEITVAARHGGGDPEANPRLRTALLAAKAGNMPADNIKKAIQRGTGELPGVNYEEVQYEAYGPRGVALLMQALTDNRNRTVSEIRFVLSKNGGNMGEAGCVNWMFHKQGLIEIESNRAPEDLVLEAALDAGAADMTADGGVYSIVTPLETFEAVKSALEKKQIPIASAEVTMVPQSNVKLDGKDAEQMLRLMEALEDHEDIQHVYANFDIDDAVIERFSAS